Part of the Rhodohalobacter barkolensis genome, TTGAATTGCATTGAAAATTGATTGACTCGTCGCATGACCTATCTGACTGTAGAGAACCTTTCTAAAAGTTTCGGCACAAAAATTTTATTTGAAAAGATCACCTTTGGCCTTTCGAAAGGGGATAAAACTGCGCTGGTGGCTCCAAACGGCACCGGAAAATCCACGCTTCTGAAAATAATAGCCGGTAATGAAGTGCAGGATACCGGGGAAGTGATGTTTCAAAGTGATATCAAGGTGGGATATTTGGAGCAGGAGCCGGAGCTCAATCCAAGTCTGACTATACAGGAATATATTTCTCAAGGGCATACAGAGCTTTCTAATGTGGTGCTGCGATATGAAAAAGCTGTAGAGGCGCAGGCAGAGAATTTCAATGAAGAGACCCAGGAAGAATACATGCGAGCCAGTGCCGCAATGGATGCCGCCGGCGCCTGGGATTATGAACAGCGATTGGAGCAGATTTTGAGCCGGCTGGATATTCACGATTTGGAGCGATCAATCAGTACACTTTCGGGTGGAGAGAAGAAGCGTGTGGCTTTGGCATTTGTTCTGCTGGACGATCCCGATCTGCTGATTCTGGATGAGCCCACCAACCACCTCGATCTGGATATGATTGAGTGGCTGGAGGATTATCTGGCCAAGAGCAATGTGACCTTGTTGATGGTGACTCACGATCGCTATTTTCTGGACCGGGTTTGTAACCATATTCTGGAGATGGATGCCGGCAAACTCTACAATCACAATGGAAATTACGCCTATTATCTGCAAAAGAAGGCAGAGCGTGAGGAGCAGGAGAGAGTGGAGATGAAAAAAGCGGGGCAGCTTTTCAAAAAAGAGCTGGAGTGGATGCGTCGACAGCCCAAAGCCCGAACCGGTAAATCGAAATCACGTATTGATTCGTTTCACAAAACCAAAGAAAAGGCCACTCAAAGCAGTGATGAAAGTGAGCTGGAACTGGATGTTTCGATGCAGCGAATGGGTGGGCAGGTTCTGGAGATGGAGAAGATTTCCAAGTCGTACGACGATCTTGTCATCCTGGATAATTTTTCATACTCCTTTAACCGGGGTGAAAAAATCG contains:
- a CDS encoding ABC-F family ATP-binding cassette domain-containing protein → MTYLTVENLSKSFGTKILFEKITFGLSKGDKTALVAPNGTGKSTLLKIIAGNEVQDTGEVMFQSDIKVGYLEQEPELNPSLTIQEYISQGHTELSNVVLRYEKAVEAQAENFNEETQEEYMRASAAMDAAGAWDYEQRLEQILSRLDIHDLERSISTLSGGEKKRVALAFVLLDDPDLLILDEPTNHLDLDMIEWLEDYLAKSNVTLLMVTHDRYFLDRVCNHILEMDAGKLYNHNGNYAYYLQKKAEREEQERVEMKKAGQLFKKELEWMRRQPKARTGKSKSRIDSFHKTKEKATQSSDESELELDVSMQRMGGQVLEMEKISKSYDDLVILDNFSYSFNRGEKIGIIGKNGVGKSTFLKIITGEEEADSGDIHTGQTIQFGHYRQQDVDFDENQRVIDVIKEVASVIQMSDGSQISASQFLEHFQFPGSLQYTPVGKLSGGEKRRLALMMVLIQNPNFLILDEPTNDLDLTTMQKIEDFLRGFGGCLIVVSHDRFFMDKLVDHYFVFEGDGVIRDHHGTYMEYRELKDAEEAEQKRIEREKKSPKKEKKEKPKKKQEETNKLSYKERKEFNKLEKEIAKLEEEKTKLEKELAGGSLNPEELQEKSERYGKLTDEIDEKTMVWMELAEKDEG